The following are encoded together in the Fundulus heteroclitus isolate FHET01 chromosome 19, MU-UCD_Fhet_4.1, whole genome shotgun sequence genome:
- the adss1 gene encoding adenylosuccinate synthetase isozyme 1: MSLNWSSKEQKTSNQPAAAGQKRARNDAGNKVTVVLGAQWGDEGKGKVVDLLATEADVICRCQGGNNAGHTVVVDGKEYDFHLLPSGIINTKSISLIGNGVVIHLPGLFEEGDKNEKKGLKGWEKRLIVSDRAHLVFDFHQVVDGLQETERQAQEGKNIGTTKKGIGPAYSSKASRIGLRVCDLLGDFNDFSTRFKNLVHNYQSMYPSLAVDVDDQLKKLKDFAERLRPMVRDGVYYMYEALHGPPKKILVEGANAALLDIDFGTYPFVTSSNCTVGGVCTGLGIPPLNIGDVFGVSKAYTTRVGIGAFPTEQLNAVGELLQTRGHEVGVTTGRKRRCGWLDLVILRYAHMINGFTAIALTKLDILDLLDEIKVGVAYKLNGRRIPHFPANMDVLHKVEVEYETFPGWKTDTSAARKWNDLPAKAQNYIRFIENHIGVPIKWVGVGKSRECMIQMF; the protein is encoded by the exons ATGTCGCTTAACTGGTCGTCCAAGGAGCAGAAAACCTCCAACCAGCCCGCAGCGGCCGGCCAGAAGCGAGCGCGCAACGACGCGGGGAACAAGGTGACGGTGGTGCTCGGTGCGCAGTGGGGGGACGAAGGAAAAGGGAAAGTTGTCGACCTTTTGGCCACCGAAGCAGACGTTATCTGCAGATGTCAG GGAGGCAACAACGCGGGACACACGGTGGTAGTGGACGGCAAAGAGTATGATTTCCACCTTCTCCCCAGTGGAATCATAAACACCAAAAGCATTTCTCTCATCG GTAATGGCGTAGTCATACATCTACCTGGACTGTTTGAGGAGggagataaaaatgaaaagaaag GTCTGAAAGGCTGGGAGAAGAGACTGATAGTTTCAGACAGAGCTCACCTTG TCTTTGATTTCCACCAAGTTGTTGATGGCTTACAGGAGACAGAAAGACAAGCACAGGAAGGAAAGAA CATCGGGACAACAAAGAAGGGCATTGGCCCAGCATACTCCAGCAAAGCGTCTCGCATTGGCCTGCGTGTGTGTGACCTCCTGGGTGACTTTAATGACTTCTCCACCAG ATTTAAGAATCTCGTCCATAATTATCAGTCCATGTATCCTTCCCTGGCAGTCGATGTCGATGACCAGCTAAAAAAACTAAAG GATTTTGCAGAGAGGCTGCGCCCGATGGTCAGAGATGGGGTCTATTATATGTACGAAGCTCTTCATGGACCTCCAAAGAAGATTTTGGTTGAAGGGGCCAATGCTGCTCTGCTTGACATTGACTTTG GCACATATCCTTTTGTGACTTCGTCAAACTGCACCGTGGGAGGGGTGTGCACTGGACTCGGCATCCCTCCGCTCAATATCGGCGATGTGTTTGGTGTATCCAAAGCCTACACCACCAGAGTGGGAATCGGAGCCTTTCCCACAGAACAACTAAAT GCAGTTGGAGAGTTACTCCAGACAAGAGGTCATGAAGTTGGCGTGACCACAGGAAGGAAGCGGCGCTGTGGCTGGTTGGATCTTGTCATTCTCAGATACGCTCATATGATTAATGGCTTTACTGC CATTGCTTTGACAAAACTTGACATTCTGGATCTGCTTGACGAAATTAAAGTCGGAGTTGCCTATAAACTTAACGGGAGGAGAATCCCTCATTTCCCAG CCAATATGGATGTTTTGCACAAAGTGGAGGTAGAGTATGAGACCTTCCCGGGTTGGAAGACAGACACATCTGCAGCCAGGAAGTGGAATGATCTCCCGGCCAAGGCACAGAACTACATTCGTTTCATTGAGAACCACATTGGAGTCCCCA TCAAGTGGGTTGGTGTTGGAAAGTCCAGAGAGTGCATGATCCAGATGTTCTGA
- the siva1 gene encoding apoptosis regulatory protein Siva, protein MPKRTCPFPEAFSSQYKVHIGQREINNFSVFGNKYRQEIYEKTKSLLFNGAQAIVGKIWTGEEKCPESQSNGRHSACSQTLLRGQTLIGQDGKLTKINALQGVPAAPSGCCVCHKNQGSRTACSQCDRMACATCTRECSSCCSLCCSVCTITDYSGPYDEVLCCSCST, encoded by the exons ATGCCCAAACGAACTTGTCCGTTTCCCGAGGCGTTCTCCTCCCAGTACAAAGTACACATCGGACAGCGGGAGATAAACAACTTCAGCGTTTTTGGGAATAAATACAGACAAGAAATATACG aaaaaacaaaaagcttgcTCTTTAATGGTGCGCAAGCTATAGTGGGGAAAATCTGGACCGGAGAGGAGAAGTGCCCAGAGTCTCAGTCCAATGGACGACACTCTGCATGCAGTCAGACACTCCTGAGAGGACAGACTCTTATTGGGCAGGATGGGAAACTCACAAAAATAAACGCTTTACAAG GTGTGCCGGCTGCTCCCTCGGGCTGCTGTGTTTGTCATAAAAACCAGGGCTCCAGGACGGCGTGTTCCCAGTGCGACAGAATGGCCTGTGCTACATGTACCAGAGAgtgctccagctgctgcagcctgTGCTGCTCCGTCTGCACCATCACAGA